The genome window CGCGCATTTTCTGGGGCATCGGCTCCCATTTCGGGTCTCCGATATCGCAAAACGCCAAGGGCGATCTGCTGGGGCACGTGCGTGCAATCGAAGGCCTGCGATACATGGACAAGAACGTTCGCGGCTATCAGACCAGCGCCGAGCTCTTCTTCCACAACGACAACTGCGACATCGTGGGCCTGCTTTGCTTTCGCAAGGCGAAGTCAGGGGGAGTCTCGCGGCTGGCGAGCGCGACGACGCTGTACAACGAAGTGCTGTCTACGCATCCGGAATACCTGGAGGTACTCTCGCGCGGCTTTCACTACGACTTGCGCGGCGAGGAGCTTCCAGGGGTTGCTCCTCTCACGCCGCATCGCATCCCGGTTTACAGCTACTACGAAGAAAGGCTCTCATGCCGCTACGTCTACACCGCGATCATGACGGCAGCGCGCAAAGCCGGCCTGACGTTTACTAATCTGGAAACGGCAGCGATGGAATTTCTCAACCGCACTGCTGCGCGCGAAGACATCCGTCTCGACATGGTGCTCGAGCCCGGCGACATGCAGTTCTGCAATAACCACGTGGTGCTGCACTCGCGCACGGCGTACGAAGAGTGGCCGGAGCCGGAGCGCAAGCGTCACATGCTGCGCCTCTGGCTCAATAATGGCCATCGCAAGCTTGCCCCGGAATTCGCCGACCGCTATGGGGACGGTGTCGGCATGGGAGTGCCGCCGGCGAGCGGGCAAACTCGCGCCGCGCTGTCATGACGCCGCGCGCAATCGGCGCGGTGCGGCCGGCGCAGCTTTCTGCGCTCCTGGTAGGGCTCGCCATGTTTTTTCCGATGGTTGCCCTGGGCCAGACACGCGACTATCCCACCCGCCCTGTCCGCCTCATTGTGCCTTTCCCGCCCGGGGGTCCTACCGACGTGCTGGCGCGCGCCATCAGCGTCAAGCTCACCGAGTACTGGGGAGAACACGTCATTGTCGACAACCGGCCTGGCGCCGGCGGCAACATCGGCACGGAGCTCGCGGCCCGCGCAGCGCCCGATGGACATACGCTCGCCATGGGGACGATTGCCACCCACGCGATCAACGAAAGCCTTTACGCAAGGCTGCCGTATGCGCCGCAGCGGGACTTCGTGCCGGTCGCGCTTGCCGCCCAGACGCCCAGTCTTGTCGTTGTTCACCCCGCCGTTCCGGCGAAGAGCTTCGCCGAGCTCGTGGCCCTCGCCGAGGCCAAGCCTGGAAGGCTCAACTACGCGCACGCCGGCGTAGGCACGATCGGGCACCTGTCAATAGAGCTGCTGAGGCTGCAGGCGGACGTTCGGGTCACTTCCATTCCATACAAGGGGACGGCCCCCGCATTGACGGACACGATCGGCGGGCAGACGGCTTTCATGATCACCAGCATGCTCACGGCGCTGCCGCACGTGCGCAGCGGAAAGCTCCGGGCGCTCGCAGTGACCAGTGCCAAACGCTCAGCCGCCGCGCCGGACATTGCGACAGTAGTGGAATCCGGCTATCCGGACTACGTCGTCGTCGGGTGGGCCGGGGTCTTCGCCCCGGCGCGCGTCCCGCGAACGCTTCCAGCCCGGGTCAACGCCGACGTCAACCGCGCGCTCGCCGCGCCGGATACGAGGCAACGCCTGCTGGCTTCGGGCTCCGAGCCTGCGTCGATGACCAGCGCAGAGTTTGGCGAGTTTGTGCGTGCCGAAACGGTACGATGGCGCAAAGTGATACGCCAAGCGGCCATCAAGCCCGAGTAACGATGAGGATTTTCGAAACGGCCCACCGCCTGCCGTGCTTCGGCGGCCATCGGCTGGACGAGCTCTTCTTGCTTTCCGAAGTCGTTGATTCACGTTACGGACACTGCAGTAGTATCGATGCTTCGAGCAATTGCATTGCGAGCCGGAACAACAAGCTGGAACAGCCAATGAACCTGGAGATGGAACGAGTCGAAATATTCGGCGTGGCGATGCCCCTGACCGGCACGTTTACGAGCGCGGGAGTCTCCAAGCAAGCGACGAAATGTGCAGTAGTGCCGCACCGTATCGGACGGCACGGTGGGCATCAGCAGCGTCGAGCCGTCGGCCGTCACCAAGTGGCCGGGAACGGCCGTGGAGCTCGCAGTCGCGATCCGGGATCGCATTGCCCCTGCGCTTATCGGGCAGGATCCGACCAACATCAACCGATTGATCGAGCTGCTGGATGGGCTCACGCCCACGCAACCCGGCGCCGCAGCCGCCGTAGAAATGGCGTGCGTCGAGATCGCGTCGCGCATTCAGGGGGTGCCGCTCTACACCTACCTCGGCGGGGCTGTACAGGAAAGCGTGCAGTTCTGCACAGGAAAGCATGCAGTTCAATGGCTGGATCGGAGAGCTTGCGCCCGAGGAAGCGGTGACAGAGGCGCGGCGATGGCTGAAGGCGGGGTTCAAGTCGGCGAAGATCAAAGTCGGCAGCGGCGTAAAGGCGGATCGCGACCGCATCGAAGCCGTTCCCGCCGCTGTCGGGAGCGCGATGAAGCCTCGCATCGACGCCAACTTGCAGTACGACGCCGACACGTCGCTGAGACTCTGCCGCATGGTCAAACAGTTCGATTTGCAGCTTTTCGAACAGCCGGCACATCTGCGCGATCTCGCGGGACTGGCGCGGCTGGCGACCGCGGAGGCCGCAGGGCTTCCGGTCGTGATCGGCCATGGCTTCCGGCTCGATCCCGGCACGCTCGCGAAGATCATGCTCGCCGCCACGTCCCGCGACGTGCTGCCCGGACTCGAGTGCGTTGGTCCGCTCAAGGTGACAGATACGGTTGCAACAACGCGTCTCGATATTTCCTCGGGCAGTCTGCCGTTACTCCCAGGGCCGGGTCTTGGCATCAGCCTCGACGAAAACAAGCTCGAGCAGTATCGCCTGAAGTAGCATCGCCGAACCGAAGGGCGGGCATGCAACGAGACGTCCGGGATACGGGCCCCTTTTTTTGAGCGGTTAGTCTCAGCTCGCATCCATACCA of Betaproteobacteria bacterium contains these proteins:
- a CDS encoding TauD/TfdA family dioxygenase, with the protein product MDAPLCIQFLAGGLGMASAQRNVLRNPVTDRSAWKGGDLAKSREWIYTLPTAAIDELDATLARLRERSAPLSELRREHFPLPALKSDLADISNELENGRGFVVIRGLPSGKYDDDDIARIFWGIGSHFGSPISQNAKGDLLGHVRAIEGLRYMDKNVRGYQTSAELFFHNDNCDIVGLLCFRKAKSGGVSRLASATTLYNEVLSTHPEYLEVLSRGFHYDLRGEELPGVAPLTPHRIPVYSYYEERLSCRYVYTAIMTAARKAGLTFTNLETAAMEFLNRTAAREDIRLDMVLEPGDMQFCNNHVVLHSRTAYEEWPEPERKRHMLRLWLNNGHRKLAPEFADRYGDGVGMGVPPASGQTRAALS
- a CDS encoding tripartite tricarboxylate transporter substrate binding protein, coding for MTPRAIGAVRPAQLSALLVGLAMFFPMVALGQTRDYPTRPVRLIVPFPPGGPTDVLARAISVKLTEYWGEHVIVDNRPGAGGNIGTELAARAAPDGHTLAMGTIATHAINESLYARLPYAPQRDFVPVALAAQTPSLVVVHPAVPAKSFAELVALAEAKPGRLNYAHAGVGTIGHLSIELLRLQADVRVTSIPYKGTAPALTDTIGGQTAFMITSMLTALPHVRSGKLRALAVTSAKRSAAAPDIATVVESGYPDYVVVGWAGVFAPARVPRTLPARVNADVNRALAAPDTRQRLLASGSEPASMTSAEFGEFVRAETVRWRKVIRQAAIKPE